A segment of the Sander lucioperca isolate FBNREF2018 chromosome 7, SLUC_FBN_1.2, whole genome shotgun sequence genome:
tagagaaagacaataatattaattaattaattaatattaattaatataattaattaattaatattaattaatatctctatggctctggGTACAgctattgtcacttttttaatgaataataatttatttaataatccttttttttttttttttttattattttccgGTTCatcagatgtgtttttttttttttactttatttcaaaaaagtagTTTACAAAAGTTCAGTCATTGCAATACgtaaacaaatacaatacaaaaatatatacaaataatataatataaaagtaaaaatgaaaataatagtcTAAATAGAAGGAAATAAAGATACAAAGGGGACAGACTTTCAAAAATCgttgacattttatttactCTTGGTAGGTTGACAACATGACAAACATTGCCCTCTAGCGGCGTGCAGTCTGTTTTCGGCACAACACCGGAAGCAGCTGTGCTCACCGTGGCTAACTTGAAGTGTCTAGCTAGTCTGATTGAAGAGGTTTGTTGCCCGTTGTTGTAAACCGTTTTCCCCCGTGAGTCCTGCTCTCGTCGTCACGTAGCTCAACAGTCACAATCggatggaccaacagatcccgtgtgtATGGATAAACTTATTTAAGTGGACTTTGTGCACATTTACCGGACGTTTCACCTCAGACTCATCTCCGTTAGCCAAGAATGCTAAATGAAGTTAGCGTAGCGTGCTAGCTGGAAATAGACCGAGACGGAACGCTACAGCGCTAAGTCGGAGTGACTATTGGATAGAGACCAAACTGTATTTTTCATGGACCCACAATGTCCAGCTAAACCTGTCTGAATAGACTCTGCTGTCCCCTTTATTTGAAACCGTCGGAATTATCTCCTGGTGTCCTACGAAGCTAATGAAGTTAGCTTGCGACCCTGAAGTAGACGGATCCGTACGTAACCTagcaacacaacacaacgcACGTCAGAGTGAGAAAACAGGTTTTTAACGGAGTGTGTCCGGAGGAAAAGTTGCTGTGACTTGGTAAAAAAATGTCGAAAGTCCAAATACTGAGAGCTTTCGTCAACCAGCGACTAACTgcggctgctgaagagatatttgagctGTTTGAAAGAACGATAGCAGAGTACGAGGAGCAAATCCGGTTAACGTTACACACAGCAGGTTTGTACGTCTTCATTGTTATCAATTCAAACTGCTGGGAAACCAGCGAAGTTGACCTTTGATGTGGTTTTCATCATTTTATCCATTCAGACATCTGTGTGAAATGTACACACTTTAACTTAAAGGTTCTGTACTCGGCATTAAGATAGCAGAAAACCAAtgtttgctatgtaaagatacaTTGGAGTAATGGCTTCCTAaatcctgagcagagaattaGGAATTAATTCACATtgccgtctgtgtgtgttgtaatccgagagtctctgttctttgttttgatagctgGTCCGGCTGCGcgtgcatgttagtgcatgtgacagtgaaaacacaGGTATTTTATGCATTTGGGCAGCGGTTTGAGAGAGCCATTTAAAAGCAATCTGagcctgctgttttttttcttcttcagtaTTTCGAGAACAGCCTCTTTAAATGTTATTTGCAGCTCTAAGCTTTAGAGGCAGGGTTGGTAAGGTTGAGAAGCTAGCAAGATCTGAAAGTAATAAGAGACTGTTTGGTCAGTGCATGTAGACGGATGTGTTCAAAAAGTTCAAAAAGGATGTATAGAATATAGCAGAGGACAGCATGTAGGATTAAGGTTAAATGCCAGTGGGGGGGTCCGGGGCCCCGACTGGCATTTAACCTTAATCCTACATCGCCTGCGTCTGCTTCAGAGCACAGCATTGcagtttgaatgaatgaatgaagacattttatttcagacatatcaaaaataaaccaaacaaaacTAGTCCTAGTactagtaaaagtactaataaattaaataagcaaaacattaaataaactatcaaaacattaaataaacaataagttACATTAGCCAACATAAACATGtctgaaaaggagtaggaagaagtataCACTTATTTAACCCTACCCCCTTTTTCATAACtcagtaaattattattattgttatttcatTTACCACATATTTATATCTTATTTATATTGATCACATTGAtcttataatataaatatatatatatatatacatacatacatacatacacacacacacacacacacacacacacacacacacacacacacaatcatacacataTGTCAGTGAACACATATTGCAACTCTTAAAGCCCTcctttcatatatatatattttttgaactGGATAATGTTTGGACATTGCTTTAGTTCTGTGCACAGACCATTCCACAACTTCAGACCACTGATTGTAATGCACTGACTTTTTATAGTCGTGCGAACCGCTAACACCTTGAATTTAAACTTATCCCTTAAATTATAACCCCCCTctctatcaaaaaaaaaaaccttttgaaTATTACCTGTTAGTAGTCTGTTTTTTTGCTTTATACATAATTTGTGCAACTTAAAATTCAACTAGATCAATGAACTTTAAAGCTCTGGAATGTAAAAACAGTAAGTTGGTGTGATTATAATATCCTGCTTTATGAACTGTTCTTATAACTCTTTTTTGTAGTGTGATTAGTGGTTGCAGTGTGTTTTTATAGTTACAGTTTATAGTTATGGTTTATAGTTCTACTCATAACTCCATCCAgggaggagagctgcaggaagaggctcctacggcgtcgtgaccctttcggagttctgcgtcgaGGTcgctttgcatcgcggtgcatttcaccgccataacgctagggggtgTCGCCTGTGTCTGTGTCGCTCACCACCGAAACGGTACTCAGAATGGCAAACCCCATAGACTGTCATGCTAAAATGTTAATCTTATTTGTTTGGCTTTTTCTTGCTTAGATTTAGTAAAAAGTATCGAGAAATAGACACAGTGACCTAGTTACTGTAACCAGAaaataagtctgaggttattgGCGAgatgtctgccagccagtttacattacattacattacatgtcatttagctgacgcttttatccaaagcgacttacagacctctgctatatatgtcagaggtcacacgcctctggagcaactaggggttaagggTCTTGCttagggacacattggttgatgtatcgcagtgggaatcaaaccctcgtctcccacaccaaaggcatgtgtcatttccactgcgccatcaccagtTTTTGccctgcccacaaagtactgcttgctggcgaagtgctaatttcaaaacgttactgacatatacACACTTTccaaacggataaccccgtcattggaaccaaaatatgtctgagtttatttgcaaagctgatgtcagtgaactagcatgttgctactccccacagtcgGCTGCTggaaacaccgactatcaacacacaggaccagttgaccaatcacagtccttgcggtctgcgtcgcctcaACGCAAAGTTTACaaatttttggaggtgcacgtcgagctacggcggagggctcgGAGAGGGGTTCGGggcgacgcagaggggtctgcgggggtacgccgtcgattcgacgcagaagcataaatcagcctttacttcaaattctggcatttttataattatttctCCGCAGCTTTAATGTAAAATCAAGATTTTTACTGTTGTAGTTGATTGCGTTGAAGCTCATTTTGAACTACTGACTAATTATTTAGCATGTAATGTCTACGTGAAATTACAGTTTTCTAAGACTTGTGCATGTATTTCATTATTCTCCTCAGAAATCCAGCAGCTGTTGGTGGTgaaagaagaggttccccccgagcagcaggagtggagcTCCAGTCTGGACCAGGAGGACCCAGAGCCCCctccacacattaaagaggaacaggaggaactctggaccagtcaggagggagagcagcttcaagggctggaggaggctgatatcaagtTCCCGTTCActtctgtccctgtgaagagtgaagaagaCGACGAAGAGCACTggggaggaccagaaccagccaggaactcagaTCCAGATAGTCCTTTACAACCAGCTACTCATGACAAGACTTCAGACTCCTCTGAATCTGAGACTGATGCCAGCGGTGACTGGGAGGAGACTGAGGAACCTCAGTCAGGTTTAAACTCTCTGCAAAACAATGAAGTACCTGTGAGTGATGTGGAACCTCTGAGGAAACACACTGGAGTCCAAACAGACGGGAAACCGTTTTGTTGCTCGGTTTGTGGTAAAAGATACCCTCTGAAGAAGTCTTTATCAATTCACATGAGACTTCATTCAGAAGGAAAACACTTCacctgctcagtttgtaaaacAAGTTTCTGCAGCAAAAGCAATTTGGTTAtgcacatgagaatccacactgGGGAAAAACCTTTTAGTTGCTCATTTTGTAGCAAAAGATTTGCACGAAAGACACATCTGAGAGACCACTTGTCTTCCCACACCGGGGACAAACCATTTAGTTGTTCAGTTTGTAGCAAAACGTTCATACAAAAGAATCACCTGAAGCAACACTTGACTgtccacacaggtgagaagccatTTAGTTGTTCAGTTTGTAGTAAAACCTTCGCGCTAAAGCAAAATCTGAAACGGCACTTGACCGTCCACACCGGGGAGAAACCATTCAGTTGCAGCGTTTGCGATAGAAGTTTTAATCGGCAGGATAGCGTCAAAAATCACAAGTGTGTTGGAGAGAGCAGCGGAAATAAGTGAAGCCGCACAGATGCTTGCTGAGCCAATTTCTTTCCAGCAGGATTAAAGAACTGATGGCAAGACTTGGTTCGACGTTGATAAGTTAGAAATTGTCAGACTTAAGGCcttttcacacggggagcgACACTTAGCCTGCATAGTGGCGAGGATCCGCGGGGTCTACTACGCTCCTCATGTGAAGGACAACGCTCTGCGAGTAAACGCCAGGCGATCAATGTGTGGTAACCATGGGGATTCTGTTCACTGCTGTATCCCTGccgtagcctgacaagccagacccacatccagatgttgggtctgggaactcaccattggcagggctcaatccgaggggcgggataaacggttgtctttcaaattccctctgcacgcaatagccaaccagagcaacgctagttgattggttaaacttttgccgtatccggtcggcaaaactctgaacacatcttcctttcttaagaatgacttcagtgccgttctttgttcttttctcaaagaaaagctgaactccaagtcttccagagtcgcggccaaagccgattccaaagaccgctgttcaccagcagcagcagccatattctttgttttcaagtagcaggaaattcacgcggaaccgtcgcaactttGCTGTCATTaagttaagccccgcccaccgactctatacacgatgtgattggcctgaccagagtttggtttttccagctcgcaagccaacagagagttgctagactgaccctggctgcaaattacatctGCTGCCGCTtgggtgtgtctagatttctaggctagttgAATCTGGTTACTACGCTCCTCATGTATCCCTGCCGTACAACTGAATGAGAATAGCTGACTGTGGTATGATATATCTCTAATCACAGGTCGATTTATAACTAATAGTGGGAATTCTAGTCTTTCCTTACCACGGACTGTTATCGTTGATAGCTAAATTTAAGCTAAATTAGCATAGTCATAATTACGGACCCAATAAATCTAGTGTTGTGCCGATGCTCTGACAAGCAGAAGCCCCGCTGTCTACGTCCTGATAACTGtttagaaaacacattttatattttagtgaACTCTCAAACAGCCAGAATCTGACTCTTGTTCATTGATTTGCGCTGCGTGTCGCTCGCGTAGAGAAAAAAAGTTCAACACAATTCAACTCTTGCGGCGGGCGGAGCGTGTGAGTTACGAGGCGCAACAATCGCTCCCCATGTGAAGAGCTTTTCAAGCCTGATACAGAATAGGGCTTTTCAGCTCGGATGAAGCTACACAATCAAGTTTGCACCAAAGTCCTtgacaaagacaacaaaaaaaccATGTCAACATTTGGGATTTGTAAATAAAATGACTTGACTTAGCTCCCAATAACTTAATTTATTTCCAATGTAATGGATCCTTTTGGTCTTGGATATGTTTCATCTTGTGTAAAACATGAACAGTTGATTGAACTGCTCATACAATATTTAGTGTAATTTCAGTTGAA
Coding sequences within it:
- the LOC116036344 gene encoding zinc finger protein 300-like; translated protein: MSKVQILRAFVNQRLTAAAEEIFELFERTIAEYEEQIRLTLHTAEIQQLLVVKEEVPPEQQEWSSSLDQEDPEPPPHIKEEQEELWTSQEGEQLQGLEEADIKFPFTSVPVKSEEDDEEHWGGPEPARNSDPDSPLQPATHDKTSDSSESETDASGDWEETEEPQSGLNSLQNNEVPVSDVEPLRKHTGVQTDGKPFCCSVCGKRYPLKKSLSIHMRLHSEGKHFTCSVCKTSFCSKSNLVMHMRIHTGEKPFSCSFCSKRFARKTHLRDHLSSHTGDKPFSCSVCSKTFIQKNHLKQHLTVHTGEKPFSCSVCSKTFALKQNLKRHLTVHTGEKPFSCSVCDRSFNRQDSVKNHKCVGESSGNK